GAGATTCTAGATTCAACAAAATCCTAAATTGTATTTGAATCTTATATGATAAAAGGAGAATTATTCTTATTTATGAGTGTTCCTGAGCCGAAGGTCTCAGGTCCAAATATTAGAGTCTCAACTATTTTATTATGATCTCCTTCATTATTCTCGATTGACCTATTTGGCCCAACCATTTATACTCGCTAAGTGCTGAACCTAAAAAACGTAGTGCTGAGCCTATAAAACGTAGGTACTTATTATACTTAGTGTTTGTTTGCATAGGAGTTCGACCAAACACAACTAACATTTTAGGGAAAACTCCCCTCACGTTGCTTTGAAGTTTTGTACCttgaaaaaccaaaattttcCATTCAATGTTGTTTGGATGGATTTCCAAACAAGCTCTTAGTTAGCCTATCTAACCGGACAGTTTAATATGCGTACTATTTTGtcaaaaattttgattttacaaAGTAATAATTTGGTACTCCCTCCGTTTTAATATAATGGTCTTTttaacattttgtttttattttaaataatactcCCTCAGACTGAaatattagaagaagaaaaattcaatgtgtgtttaactaaaatataagaaaattttaagtaactttctcttatttaatgatagtatttttaaaatattttttatttagttgagttttatttcaaataaccttttttttctatcttataCAATTAATGTAAAGGATACTTTAAAAAGTGAATTAACTTTTTTCTATTGAaactatcaaattaaataatattaactaatttttttgacgagtactataatttaatttttttttcttatactttaatCTAGGGGGAGTAgtctgtttagtttttttaaaattattttttcaataataccCCTAGACAATAGACATAATTAAGAAGTTGCAGTGAAAATAAACATTGGTCATAAAAATAAGATGGTGAGCATTAGAATGTATTATTACTGGTTGTTAGTGAGATAATTTGCAATGaaagtagttaaaaaattaaatatattttaatctaaatttgtATTCTTTATTAGTATGTCACAATCATCATACAAGATCATTATTTTAGAAGCGACGGAGTAGTTTGAATATTTGTAGTGGGTAATTCTAGTGCGGGATACACAAGATTCGCTAGCTGTAATTGCATTAGATTTCACTTGGAATAAGAAAGACATTGTGTTGAGTGGAACAAAATTTGGGAGCCCGAAGCTCTTGTATCCCATAAAACACGTTGTATCCTATGCATAGAATTATTTAAACTGTCTTGGTCTTGGAAGCTGTTCCTTTTGTCTGCTTTAACACCATTGGAACCCCAAACTATTCATGGGTCTGTCCCTCTAATTCTCTCGAAAATCATAACTGGTCCCTGCTCCCTCACTTGCTTTCCTTCCCTTTTTCTAACGTACAAGTAACATCTTGGAGTTGTGTGTGATGAATCATGAAAGATTGAAGCAGAGCAAGTGGGTTGATGCTCATTATTCAACTTTTGTATGTAGTATTGCTTGATATGTGAGGGAAATGACATAGCCAGTCTTTTCAATTTCACAAAAAGAGCAAGGCTACTGCACACTGATATATATCGTGATAATAAGTCCCTACCCAACAAACTAAGCAAAATATTTTACTTGCTATTTGCAAAGTTGCAATTTTATATACTAGTAATATATAGAGGTTAACGACAAAACTTTGAAAGAGATATTAATAACTACCACTGAAGATTGACGACAAAGAGGACACATTGAACTGATAAATgcgtgtttttgttcttttcgaTCTCATAAATTTTACTTAACCGACTGCTACATGATAATGTTTGCCAAATTCTACTATCATGCAACCacttacattttcttttttggttacaTGCAACCACTTACATTTTGTGTCGCAAGTTTTAAActcaaattaacaaaaaataaatgagtgATGCTTGAGTTTAATGACTATATATACTATtagtataacttttttatactaCCAATTAATCACGAAtgattattgatataatttttataaacgttaataaatttactaataatactaatttgtgattagataataataatataaaattgttatacATTATTAGTGTCTATTttctttaagttttaaaattaattgctaCATTCTATTGCTATAAAAACTATTACATCGTTaactaatctaataaaaaatttccaaaaaaattgatgaacCAACTTATGTGTTAAACTTTAATCTGttcaaatttttacttttttctgcTTTCCTTttgatatcataattaaaaaaaaaccaaaaagggtttaattgaaatttataaataattttattggggATTAGGGACAGCATTTGGGCCCACGAGGTCTAGACAGGACAAGATTGTGTTGAAAAGGATAATTTCTTGGGGTTTGAATACGATTTACAAGCCCAAGAGTACTACCCTCTACTTTGTCTGGTTGTGGGCTAAACCATAGTTGATGTGATAAGGATCAGTTTTAGatcgaaacaaaaaaaaaaaaagagagaagaaaatggagtaaATACACAATGCATGCATTTGCCATTGCTAACTCATTAATGTTGACTTTGGCATGTATCCCCCTATGGATGCACATACCCTTTCTTTGTCAAGTATCAACTCCCACTAACTTTGTCTAGGTTTGGAATTGGAAAGGAACCATTGCATGTCATTCTTTCTCGTATAAagtatgaaattaaatttgtgagatAACATCGACATAATGATGTGGTATCAAAGTGATTGGTGAGACGGTGTCTATCTTTCATTggacttttttatatttgtttttgacGCTTGGTGGAAAATTAACAAAGTGATGTTTCCTGGACCAGGAACTCGTGTTTTGTCTGTCTAGGCATGTTCGGCTTGTAATTTGTAAAtcgtaattaaaaaatagtttgagaCAGAAAAATAcccttaaatataatatattatagttataattataatttattaaataaactatttatgaatgaaaaatagttATTCAATTTAGGATGTGTGTATATTGTTGTTATATAGATATGTTACGTCATAGCGTAACTTTGAAGGCTTTTATTCGTGTTTTTCTGTTATAAATCCATTTGGGACGTTGACCATCATTGTGACATGCATAtgttaattcattaattttttttcgaaAGATCCTTTTTCATTGtatctttcttcttttagtttttCCCGGTAAGGAAAGAGACGTTTGATTATTGCAAATCAAATAGGCACTTTGCACGATATGCTTTCAATTTTTGCCAatgctgattttttttccatgagatattcttacatatttttttaattggattcTGTTGGATTGAATCATCAGAttcacttattaaaaaaatcattacatctttaactctaaaaaaaaattaaaaatacctcaaactcaaaatcaataaagaatattttcaaaatttgttttgcaactttttttttttttttgaaatgagATAACAAttagtttataataataaaacataaacttGTAAGGTTGTAACCTATTTATCAACTCACATTTTTAGGGAGAAACTTGTAAGGTTGTATTGGGTTGGTTGGGTCTAAACCCCTTACttaatctaattttaatttggttCAGTAAAATAAATCCAACTCAACTTAATGATCTAATTCAACCCACACAAATATAATTGGATTGAGCGAATTCGTGCAACCTGCTTACACCACTACATCCcactaataaaaaatgacaagtgataaaaatataaaaaaaaagtattcttcatttactcgatttaatttgatttcatctaataagaaaatgatataattaattCTCTTTAATAAAGATTTGATCAAATAAAGACATGATAAATATGTATAGtagaaaaaatttcaatttttgttattgtaaataaataaaatatgtaaccaactaactaaatgaaaaattttataaatatattatatatatatttttaatatattttaatgtgtattttgtaaattatattatacaaaatatattgaatatattatttaaatagatcaatattcatatattttaaaatctatttatatattcattttaatatatatatatatatgtataatatttataaattatattatataaatatattgaaaaacatataaaatatatcaataaaattattaaaataattgaatgagAATgtaaaaatatctcaattatgtTATCATCCTTTTACAAACCAACAAGAAATACACATAAtatcattaagaaaaaaaaaaggaggaaaacAAGTAACAAAATGGGAGAACTGTAccaaaaatccatttacaaaaTCAAGAGAATCTATAATAGATCAACTCTGATGCGAAAAGATGAGCTCCTAACAAAACTTGGAGCACCATCCCATTTATTAAAGGAAACTAATTGTATCATTTTTTCATTATCACTTGCCaattatctattatttgtgTGTAAGATTAAAATGTTGGATGTGTGCTATACATGAATATCTCATTTTCCATTGCTCACACTATTCTGCCCCAGCCCAATCTGGCAATCTCCATTCCCATCTTCGTGGTAAGCAACGAATTACTCATACGTCcagtaaaaaaatatgcacGATATTGTGAAAGGGTAAGCAATCACGCTTTaagaatagaaattttagtCCCTGTTTATGTTATACTACTATTTTATGTTACTATGTAAAACAAGACGAATTCTAGCTTGCAAGACCTCCTCAGGTCTTGTACCGTGCAAAAGTGGTTTTGGAACCCTTAGAAACAACAATTAGACAATTAACGGTGGAGAGGGTAACATATGATAAAATACTGGATAACAAATAGTAGTACTCTGAATGGTCATTCTTCCTACAGAGTCCAGAACGTCTTCAACTGAGCTTCTACCTCCACTCGTCTGGATCAACCAGAGTCTTATACATATTCACTTTAGCAGTTTAGCTAGCTGCGAGGAGGAGAAAACAATGGTGAAACTGAAGAAGGATCCTGTTATCCTGTAAAGAATATTGAGTTATTTACTTAACATGTTCTTCCATTAATTACCTTTGAGTTAggtcaaatattttataaaaaaatggaaagaatcTTTGGCTACGCACCAACCTACGTAAACCTATTAACTTTGCATATTACTAACACATGTCCATATGTATTTGGGCCAAagagatataagattaattggatgtaagaaagaagagaaagagagaaaaattgtggattcaatttttgttgttaacaaaaatctaataaattaataattaacatttcttGATCCTAATATATAATCCATTCGATCTCAATTATAAGCAAAAGAAAAGACATACTTCagaattattaagaaaattagttaattttattaagttatatcattttcaatcaaaaaataaactttttcctaaactatcatttattagaatttgatatcaaatataaatgaatgatattttgGAGATAGTCTCATTAAATAAGtcataaataattgatatttatttatatttgaaataaaaaataagaaatttttgttatttatatttaagagcGGAGAAAGTATATGACAAAATGtccttaaaatattagttaaggaattagaaaaaaaatatttattaaaatgtgtaaaattgtattatttataattttttatgttctcttattattttaaaataaatattttttaacttccttgactaatattttatttaaaaaattaaatgattttttttaattgtgaatATATATCCACCATTTTTCTACAAAGCTTGTGGTGGTTACCCAATCAATGTCTAGGCTATCCTTTCCTACCCTCTTAGCTCAGCTTAGCTACAGATACTGAATTAGGGCTTCTACATGTGGCccgcatatatataatatagcgCTACCATTGTGTTTAAGCACGCAAGTAATTATGCCATTGACATGCTAAAGTTTTGAAAAGGTGGTCCTTCAACATATTGATGGGATGGGATTAATGGCAAGTGCATTAATTAAGAGGGACTAAGCTTATTTATCCTTTGTCATACGCTTGTGTTTTCCCGTGGCAAATCCATCGACTTATTTCACATTTAAGTGTCAGCATATATCTGCAAAGGTTAATGGCTTTTCGCAGTTTAGAAGGCGCAAGTTCTGTTTTTCTGTTTCTATGAGTTGGATTTTGTTAAAActagtatttttgttttatatatatatatatatatatatatatatatatgtttcacaaaataaatatttatttttatataattgcaatctataataaaaaatttatgtgtaatttgaatttaagatttattattaaaattttaaatttctaaaatgttcataatttaaaactaatcacaACCATGACATTCACTGCCTTAGTTTCTAAAAGATAAATTCTTCCCTAATTTAGTCGCCTATGATTAATGAAATGCTAAacgtaaaatttatatataccaATAATTAACAATCTCACCCACCCTTAATTTTGATAAACAAAACTCCATTATGTCAAATTTCAGGTCAAGATTAAGTCTTATCCAAGGTATAGTTTGCTTTACTTGTTTGCTAAATCAATCTtgattgaatcaaattaatgTAGTCTTAtccaattttaattagttaCTCGTTTACTTGATTAAATCATCTGATTTAATGCATGGAGTCTTATCCAGTCTCGCcttataatttaagaaaaagtttCATCCAACTTTTAATCTCCACCATGCGAAAATCATCCCATACATAGCTTCCGGTACTTAATTTGCACTAGTAGTTAAATATGGAGTAAAACTTATAAGATGTATTATTAATGAATGATATGACATGATTCTTCAactacttatttttgttttttaatatattttatgtagtttttaatttaaaatatatttcatatatgatttatttaaaaaaatatgggtTGCAAAAGAAATAAAGGAATAATTAAGGGGCTTTTCTAATCCTTGAAAAGAATTATGAAAAATGTTTGCAACATTCTTTTCTTACACTTTTATTCTAACCCTTTTCCGTGATTGATATCATTAATTTTAGGGAatctcatttcttatttaatgattttctcttctagtctaaaagtaaaattcatcaaaattggTGATTTGTAACCAATTTTAACCAATTATTGAGAAAGTGTTAAAAAGAAAGTGAGATAGAAAGTGGCTGGTATTTCTCaagaattatattaaatattactttttcatCTATAATCAAAATTAAGAGTATATTTGTTCAAACATTCAAAAACCTCAAACGTGAATTGAATCCATGATATAaaactttcaaattgatttcaaCATCCaaagtgtattttttaatttaaaatttcatatatgaCACCTTTATATCTCAGAAGACTAActcaaaatgtaattttatattccaACTTTCCAATTAGTCTTTTCCAGAATGTAAAGGAGAAGCCCAGGAAATTTATGAGAGACAGAAAGAAACACCCACAATCCCAATGTTGAAGCCCAGTTTCAAGCTCCTCTTAAATCCTAAAAGCAGAAAAGCCCAACGTCACCCTTGCCGATATCCAAACTCCATAAATCACCAGGCTTTTGCCATGtccattcctttttttttttttttctttctctaataCACTCCctttttagtttgttttaaatttttactataATAAACACTCTTTATACCCAAAAGACCCTTATACATTAGATTGTTGTACTCTAGAAAGTACTTTTCAAAATACAAAATCTAAAATAGTATTCCGTAAATTACTttccaaaatataataataaagtattggAAAGTACTATACTCTTTTAGATTTTGTATTCCGGAAAGTTTTTGcagaatttaaaagaaaaacaacatgTTATATGGGGTGGTggcttctttaatttttaattttctttcattcacagctctatttcttttaatattttttttccacttcATGACAGTAAGATGCTTTTCTGCTTTTTGTTTATATGTTATCATTCATATATACTCGTATCTTGGGGAGCTTTATACACCACATACACTTGGTGTTCATATACTGGATGTGAAGGTAGTGGCGGGGTAGGTAGAGATTGTTATATGGTGTGGTGGCTTCTTTTCTTCCTATATACTTTTTCCCCCCTCCTTTCTTGTCTTTCCTTGTTACTTTTTTTGCGGGTTGCTCTATTGTTTTTTGTTGGTACCTATGGTTCCTCCCTGTTTCATTAATATATTCATATctttggtttggttttttttttatatatatatatataaaaaaacaaagaactaATATGTTAAGTTGATTGATGTTTACTTAGAATGTGCTGGTTAAGGAGATATGGGATTTCTCTAGGAACAAAATTCAAACATATTGACTTTTTTGGAATTTGTCAtcttttagtttaaatttgagAAGGGTATTGTTGCGCGGTGGGGCTGGGGCTGGGGGGAGGGGTTGTGTGCAACAGTGTGAGAGGGAAAAAAGGAGGTTTAAAATAAGAAGGTTATTTAAGTcacttaactttaaaataagagGAGAGAgtgtacttaaaaaaaaaagagtgaatatAGCATTTGGCTATCACTCTTGCTTTCAATCACCAGCAACCCAATTTAAATAGCTGGTCCATTTTAATGAGTCCAAAATCCAAATCACTCACTataagatgaaagaaaaaaaatgcattggAAGGCAAAACAAATTCCTTGAAGTTCAAGCATCACCATGAAGccataaaaacaaaacatgtcTTTAATTTGAAACACAAAAGGGTCAAGAATCCGCACGGTGTGCGTGAGTGTGAGCAGCAGCAAGGAACAAAGCACCAGTTCCAGAGCCACCATGCGAATGTTCAATGATGACATTGTCTGAGAGATCCTTGCCAAGCATTTCCCACACGCTGCTGTGAAGGTAGTTTCTGAAGATGCGGTAGTGCTCATAAAGCCCTCCTTCCACAGTCACCACACTCTTTCTATTCTCAACTCTGCCCAGCTTCTTTATTATCCCCACGATTCCGGCCCCGGCTAGGCGTGCACCGCGCTCGGTCACTATGTCACACACCTGAAGATATAAGGTGGGTtggatgattaaaaaaataaataataaaggtcTTGCATTTATTCCtctctattaataaaaattaatattccaataaattaatatttatcggtaaaaaaaaaaaactctcaccCACCTCTGCCACCATTTTGCGTGCCATTGGACTGCAACTATCGATCTGCATGTGTTTCgttgaatttcaattcacatTAATGTCTTGCCTCTTTTGTTACCATGCAATGTATCTTATAAAAAAGATGGAAATCTTACATCAAAAATCTCCCAGAGTTTCTCACTCACTATTTCACGATCCTCGGACGTATCTTGATGCATAGCTGCCATATCTGGAGACCTACACGAAGTCACAAATATTTAGTCTtcattatttgaaagttaaatgatttatttggttttttattttatttttttatttagtttgattatttatcttttaaaaagtttaatttatttttttattttattttattttttaatttagtcttatatctttttaaaaactttattggatcatttatcttatttttttttcagtttgatttttttatctattagttTATTTAAGATTGACATCATTAATCATTTGAAACTAAATtcttttggttttaggttttaacccttttccttcactttattttaacaaaatgatTAACAATGTTAATCATAAATGGATCAAAAGATTAAATGgaacaataaaatgaaataaatgatcaaaataatttttttaaaaaataaaagactaaattaaataaaaaagataaatgattaaattaaattttttaaaagataaaagatgaaGCCAAACCAAATCGTACCCTAAAGACAATAATTGAAGACAGCACCTTATTGAAAAAATTCTTCATATCATAGTGtcctaaatattataattaaatatgacaTGTAACAAAATCTTATAAGTTcatattctaaattatttttaaccaaaattaatttcattaaaaaaataaattttgatctaAACACACTGAAAAACCGTGCAATAAAGTGATCGAGGCTTGCAATACGAGGAACTAATTATGGATTTAGATACCTTAGTAAGTATGGAGTCATTAACTTTGGAGGCACCCTACTTCCAAACAAGTCTGTTTCTTGGGCCAACTTCAACAAGACATGTCTCACAACTTCTCCCAAATACATTCCTGAAATAAGCTTTTCGAAAATCTGAGATGAGGTAAAAAAACAGAAGAGTCAGTGGCCAATTCTCGATGATTAATTGCGAATTACGATGGTAAATATACAACAGTGATTTTAGGAGCTATACCTCGCTACCAGGATTTGAGCTTTCAGCATCTACACTAGCATCAAATGTTGTTAAAGGAAGATGAGGAGAATTGAACTTTCCCCACTCCATGCTAATTACCTGCAATACTACACCCGAATTAATCATTTAAGTTGCTTAATTCACAGTTGACAAATCGTGTGTGTGCAtggagataattattttagtccAGAATAATTATGGTCATAACTAATCTCATTCATTACATGTATatcaatgttattaattttttttagcaaattaaAAAACTCAACTATTCCATCCATTCCTTTTTATGTGTCATTTAAGGTTATGTAGAaatcaagaaaaacaataagttttcttgattctaaaaaattagtcatgaaacttctttttttatccatttttcttcttatttcacaataaatacatgtataaaataattaaatattaaaaaataagtaagagtataattaataaaagaataattaatgtgatcttgaattttgtaaatatcataaatagaaataaaaatttcaaaaattcgACACTTAAAAAAGAAACCAAAGAAGTATATATTGTCTAagaattatttaaaaccatagACATGTAATGATTCCAGACTGCTTAATAATTTTTCGTGCATGAGTGATCAGGGTAGGTGTTATAATAGTTACTCTCTccgttcttttttatttatcttttatggttattatgcaaaaattaataaatgcaataatttttttattttaataaaataattgtgaaatttcttttctttccactTAATGATAAATACATAtgtaagttaattaaaaattaggacacaagtaaaaatataattgataaaagaataattaatatgattttaaattttacaaatgaaagataaataaaaaaaattcaacaaataaaaggaaCGGAGGTAATATTAACTAACCAGCTCGCTTGAATTGGGAGATTGTGTAAGGTCATTAGCAACTTCTTCTGTTGATTCTACATAAGCGGCATTTGTGCTCATGCCAAGGGTAATTGCTGCCACGCTCTCTCTGTTATAGTATCTTCCACCGGCCAAACCTCCGATAGTTTCATCAACCTATTCAGCATTAATGTTTTGAATCTGCTGTTGTTTCAGACATGGAAAGACAAAGACCCATGAAAATGtaacaattacaaaattaaattgatagGCCCACTAACCAGTGAAGAAACATGCATTTTCATTCCATGATTAGTCAACGCTTTATTAAGCTCTTTCACCATTCCTTTGTGAACCTGGTACAACAACATGAATGCTTTAGTTTTGCAACATTCAAAGGGTTCAATTATTCTATGATAAGTCTTGGCAAGGATTAGAATTCAATTGAACAACCAATTT
This genomic interval from Glycine max cultivar Williams 82 chromosome 5, Glycine_max_v4.0, whole genome shotgun sequence contains the following:
- the LOC100796939 gene encoding LOW QUALITY PROTEIN: probable hexokinase-like 2 protein (The sequence of the model RefSeq protein was modified relative to this genomic sequence to represent the inferred CDS: substituted 1 base at 1 genomic stop codon); this encodes MRKNVVVAVSTTLAVVVVGALIRRWKQWKEQQLRKTNQIIRKFASECATPVTKLWQVADDLVSSMKISLVSSHETTTLNMVISNVTSLPLGDEEGFFYGVNLQGKHLLMLCARLGGKNKPISALQREEISIPDAVLAGASEEIIDYVATEIAKFVSSHPEIDDGAPAKKKKLGFTLSYPVDEILPFAATTFQRKSANNPVHKGMVKELNKALTNHGMKMHVSSLVDETIGGLAGGRYYNRESVAAITLGMSTNAAYVESTEEVANDLTQSPNSSELVTTXMINSGVVLQVISMEWGKFNSPHLPLTTFDASVDAESSNPGSEIFEKLISGMYLGEVVRHVLLKLAQETDLFGSRVPPKLMTPYLLRSPDMAAMHQDTSEDREIVSEKLWEIFDIDSCSPMARKMVAEVCDIVTERGARLAGAGIVGIIKKLGRVENRKSVVTVEGGLYEHYRIFRNYLHSSVWEMLGKDLSDNVIIEHSHGGSGTGALFLAAAHTHAHRADS